The following coding sequences lie in one Mesorhizobium sp. NZP2298 genomic window:
- a CDS encoding ABC transporter substrate-binding protein, whose amino-acid sequence MFKFTGKVLSLSAATLMVSSVISSAASLDDLVKAAKAEGQLTTIALPHDWCGYGDVIAGFKAKYPEITINELNPDAGSGDEVEAIKANKDNKGPQAPDVIDVGLSFGPTAKADGLLLPYKVSTWDSIPDSAKDADGAWYGDYYGVLSFMVNKDLVKESPKDWADLLKPEFANSVALAGDPRASNQAIQAVYAAGLSGGAAAGEAAGTAGLDFFKKLNAAGNFVPVVGKPATLAQGQTPILINWDYNALAGRDTLKGNPPVDVIVPKTGVVAGVYVQAISAYAPHPNAAKLWMEYLYSDEGQIGWLKGYCHPIRFNDLAKNGKIPADVLAKLPPAESYASAAFPTLDEQGKAKEAISKNWDAVVGANVK is encoded by the coding sequence ATGTTCAAATTCACGGGGAAGGTGCTTTCCCTTTCGGCCGCGACCCTTATGGTGTCGTCGGTGATTTCGTCCGCGGCTTCGCTGGACGATCTCGTCAAGGCCGCGAAGGCCGAGGGCCAGCTCACCACCATCGCGCTGCCGCATGACTGGTGCGGCTACGGCGACGTCATCGCCGGCTTCAAGGCGAAGTATCCGGAAATCACCATCAACGAACTCAACCCCGATGCCGGTTCCGGCGACGAGGTCGAGGCGATCAAGGCCAACAAGGACAACAAGGGTCCGCAGGCACCCGACGTCATCGACGTTGGCCTGTCCTTCGGCCCGACCGCCAAGGCCGACGGCCTGCTGCTGCCTTACAAGGTGTCGACCTGGGACTCGATCCCGGACAGCGCCAAGGATGCCGATGGCGCCTGGTATGGTGACTATTACGGCGTTCTTTCGTTCATGGTGAACAAGGACCTGGTCAAGGAATCGCCCAAGGACTGGGCCGATCTCCTGAAGCCGGAATTCGCCAATTCGGTGGCGCTTGCCGGTGATCCGCGCGCTTCCAACCAGGCCATCCAGGCCGTCTACGCCGCCGGCCTTTCCGGTGGCGCGGCTGCTGGTGAAGCCGCCGGCACCGCTGGCCTCGACTTCTTCAAGAAGCTCAACGCCGCCGGCAATTTCGTTCCGGTCGTCGGCAAGCCGGCAACGCTCGCCCAGGGCCAGACCCCGATCCTGATCAACTGGGATTACAATGCGCTCGCCGGCCGCGATACGCTGAAGGGCAACCCGCCCGTCGACGTCATCGTGCCGAAGACCGGCGTGGTCGCCGGTGTCTACGTGCAGGCGATCAGCGCGTATGCGCCGCATCCGAACGCAGCGAAGCTGTGGATGGAATATCTCTATTCCGACGAAGGCCAGATTGGCTGGCTGAAGGGCTATTGCCACCCGATCCGCTTCAACGATCTCGCCAAGAACGGCAAGATCCCCGCGGACGTGCTGGCCAAGCTGCCGCCGGCTGAATCCTATGCCTCGGCCGCGTTCCCGACGCTCGACGAGCAGGGCAAGGCCAAGGAAGCGATCAGCAAGAACTGGGACGCCGTTGTCGGCGCCAACGTCAAGTAA
- a CDS encoding ABC transporter permease, whose protein sequence is MTDLTLSNQALATKPAPPNEATAFRLPTQWIGVAPFFIFALMFLILPTLYLVLGAFQRGDGSFTLDNILQLVTDPSISASYWVSIKISFWSAIIGAFAGLAIAIAIVRGGLPSWTRSATLTFSGVASNFAGLPLAFAFLATLGRVGIVTTLLRDVLNINIYAMGFNFLTTSGLIAVYLFFQIPLMVVIIVPAIDGLKKEWGEAAATLGATQAQYWRMVVIPVIWPSFLGTVILLFANAFGAIATAYAFAGPALNIVPIKLYSQINGDVLHNPQLGYAIAFGMIVITGLANVFYIWFRTRSERWLK, encoded by the coding sequence ATGACCGATCTTACGCTTTCAAATCAGGCACTTGCCACCAAACCCGCGCCGCCGAACGAGGCGACCGCCTTCCGCCTGCCGACGCAATGGATCGGCGTGGCGCCCTTCTTCATCTTTGCCCTGATGTTCCTGATCCTGCCCACGCTCTATCTCGTGCTGGGCGCGTTTCAACGCGGTGACGGCTCCTTCACCCTGGACAACATCCTGCAGCTGGTGACCGACCCGTCGATCAGCGCCTCCTATTGGGTTTCGATCAAGATCAGTTTCTGGTCGGCCATCATCGGCGCCTTTGCCGGCCTCGCAATAGCCATCGCGATCGTGCGCGGCGGACTGCCAAGCTGGACGCGCTCCGCAACCCTGACTTTTTCGGGCGTCGCGTCGAATTTCGCAGGCTTGCCGCTGGCGTTCGCGTTCCTGGCAACGCTTGGCCGCGTCGGCATCGTCACCACGCTTTTGCGTGACGTCCTCAATATCAACATCTATGCGATGGGCTTCAATTTCCTCACCACGTCGGGCCTGATCGCGGTCTATCTGTTCTTCCAGATTCCGCTGATGGTGGTCATCATCGTGCCGGCCATCGACGGATTGAAGAAGGAATGGGGCGAGGCGGCCGCCACGCTCGGCGCCACGCAGGCGCAGTATTGGCGCATGGTGGTCATCCCGGTTATATGGCCGAGCTTCCTCGGTACGGTCATCCTGTTGTTCGCGAACGCCTTCGGCGCCATCGCCACGGCTTACGCGTTTGCCGGTCCGGCGCTCAACATCGTTCCCATCAAGCTCTATTCGCAGATCAATGGTGACGTGCTGCACAATCCGCAGCTTGGCTATGCCATCGCCTTCGGCATGATCGTCATCACGGGTTTGGCCAACGTCTTCTACATCTGGTTCCGGACACGCTCCGAAAGGTGGCTCAAATGA
- a CDS encoding ABC transporter permease, with translation MKSGKFWAWVIFIVGAAYFFIPLMATVEFSLRMRRGVHSFDAYRIVLGDARFQSTFLYSVIAAVFTIILGVLIVVPAAYWIRLRLPQLRPIVEFITLLPLVIPAIVIVFGYIRMYGSNSPLPFLGSNMGANALLVIGYATLSLPYMYRAVDTGLRTIDVRTLTEAAQILGAGWGTIIGRVILPNVLIAVLSGAFLTFAIVIGEFTMASLLNRPAFGPYLQNIGANRAYEPAALAIIAFAITWGCMSLIQILSRFAPKSANRPN, from the coding sequence ATGAAGTCGGGTAAGTTCTGGGCCTGGGTCATCTTCATTGTCGGGGCCGCGTACTTCTTCATTCCGCTGATGGCGACGGTCGAGTTCTCGTTGCGCATGCGCCGCGGCGTTCATTCCTTCGACGCCTATCGGATCGTGCTCGGCGACGCGCGCTTCCAGTCGACCTTCCTGTATTCGGTGATCGCGGCCGTCTTCACCATCATACTCGGTGTGCTGATCGTTGTGCCGGCGGCCTATTGGATCCGGCTGCGTCTGCCGCAGCTCAGGCCGATCGTCGAGTTCATCACCTTGCTGCCGCTGGTCATTCCGGCCATCGTCATCGTCTTCGGCTATATCAGGATGTACGGCTCGAATTCGCCGCTGCCGTTCCTGGGAAGCAATATGGGTGCGAACGCCCTGCTGGTCATCGGTTATGCAACGCTGTCACTGCCTTACATGTACCGCGCCGTCGACACCGGCCTTCGCACCATCGATGTGCGCACGTTGACGGAAGCGGCTCAGATCCTGGGTGCCGGTTGGGGCACGATCATTGGCCGGGTCATCCTGCCCAATGTTCTGATTGCCGTGCTGTCGGGCGCCTTCCTCACCTTTGCCATCGTCATCGGCGAGTTCACCATGGCGAGCCTGCTCAACCGCCCGGCCTTTGGTCCCTATCTGCAGAATATCGGCGCCAACCGTGCTTATGAGCCCGCGGCCCTTGCCATCATCGCCTTCGCCATTACCTGGGGCTGCATGTCGCTCATCCAGATCCTGTCCCGCTTCGCGCCGAAATCGGCTAACCGACCGAACTGA
- a CDS encoding ABC transporter ATP-binding protein has protein sequence MAEPFLSIQHVRKSYGSNTVVQDFSLDVEPGEFVSFLGPSGCGKTTVLRMVAGFEEPSAGKIVVAGKDITRLKPNQRNVGMVFQAYALFPNLTVAQNIAFGLKVAGMSKADADKRVAEMLDMIKLPQMADRYPYQLSGGQQQRIALARAIAPKPKLLLLDEPLSALDAKVRVSLREEIRSIQKKLGITTIFVTHDQEEALSISDRIAVMYGGKAEQVGTPFEIYNRPATKFVANFVGTLNVLEGKVTDAAAGTVQVNTQEVSLKGKLNGSKSGDTLSLALRPEAISLGRQPGRDSSLSGEISEVHFLGSVIRVRVGIGGNTVSLDTFNSPATPPPAVGEKAEISFSSGDMLVLH, from the coding sequence ATGGCCGAGCCATTCCTGTCCATCCAGCATGTGCGAAAGTCCTACGGTTCCAACACCGTGGTCCAGGATTTCAGCCTTGACGTCGAGCCGGGCGAATTCGTTTCGTTCCTCGGACCGTCCGGTTGCGGCAAGACGACGGTGCTGCGCATGGTCGCCGGCTTCGAGGAGCCGTCGGCCGGCAAGATCGTCGTTGCCGGCAAGGACATTACGCGGCTGAAGCCCAACCAGCGTAACGTCGGCATGGTGTTCCAGGCCTACGCGCTGTTCCCGAACCTGACCGTGGCACAGAACATCGCTTTCGGGCTGAAGGTCGCCGGCATGTCGAAGGCCGATGCCGACAAGCGCGTCGCCGAGATGCTCGACATGATCAAGCTGCCGCAGATGGCTGACCGCTATCCCTACCAGCTCTCAGGCGGCCAGCAGCAGCGCATCGCGCTGGCGCGCGCGATCGCGCCGAAACCGAAGCTGCTTTTGCTCGACGAGCCGCTGTCGGCGCTGGATGCCAAGGTGCGCGTGTCGCTGCGCGAGGAAATACGCTCCATCCAGAAGAAGCTCGGCATAACCACCATCTTCGTCACCCATGACCAGGAAGAAGCGCTGTCGATCTCCGACCGCATCGCCGTCATGTATGGCGGCAAGGCCGAGCAGGTCGGCACGCCGTTCGAGATCTACAACCGGCCGGCAACCAAGTTCGTGGCAAATTTCGTCGGCACGCTCAACGTGCTCGAAGGCAAGGTCACCGACGCCGCGGCCGGCACGGTTCAGGTCAACACGCAGGAAGTCTCGCTCAAGGGCAAGCTCAACGGCTCGAAGTCCGGCGACACGCTGTCGCTGGCGCTGCGGCCGGAAGCGATTTCGCTCGGCCGCCAGCCCGGCCGCGATTCCAGTCTGTCCGGCGAGATTTCCGAAGTGCACTTCCTCGGCTCGGTAATCCGGGTTCGTGTCGGCATTGGCGGCAACACGGTGTCGCTCGATACGTTCAACAGTCCGGCCACACCGCCGCCCGCCGTTGGCGAAAAGGCCGAGATTTCGTTCTCGTCGGGGGATATGCTGGTCCTTCATTGA
- a CDS encoding glutathione S-transferase family protein, with product MILIGQYGSPFVRRVGIALILYGISFEHRPWSAFGDAEKIRPYNPLTRVPTLVLDNGEVLIESHVILDYLDSLVPADRRMFPVSEPMRHQALKVSALATGLGDKAVSLFYEKRLHEKISHVWVGRCRMQIEAVLAELEAERAERPTAYWFGDHIGHADIVVAAVLRFIGEAHPGLVSLADFPALGAHAKQMEALAVFQEISQPFIAPA from the coding sequence ATGATCCTCATCGGCCAATATGGCTCGCCTTTCGTGCGCCGCGTCGGCATCGCGCTGATCCTGTATGGCATCTCCTTCGAGCACCGTCCGTGGTCGGCCTTCGGCGATGCCGAGAAGATCCGTCCCTACAATCCGCTGACGCGGGTGCCGACCCTGGTGCTGGACAATGGCGAGGTGCTGATCGAAAGCCATGTGATACTCGACTATCTCGACAGCCTTGTTCCTGCCGATCGCAGGATGTTTCCGGTGAGCGAGCCGATGCGTCATCAGGCGCTGAAAGTGTCAGCTCTGGCTACCGGGCTCGGCGACAAGGCGGTCAGCCTGTTCTACGAGAAGCGGCTGCACGAGAAGATTTCCCATGTCTGGGTCGGGCGCTGCCGCATGCAGATCGAGGCGGTGCTCGCCGAGTTGGAGGCCGAACGGGCCGAACGCCCGACAGCGTATTGGTTCGGCGACCATATCGGTCATGCCGATATCGTGGTCGCCGCGGTGCTGCGTTTTATCGGCGAGGCGCATCCAGGCTTGGTGTCGCTGGCCGATTTCCCGGCCCTCGGCGCGCACGCCAAGCAAATGGAAGCCTTGGCGGTCTTTCAGGAGATATCGCAGCCGTTCATTGCGCCGGCTTGA
- a CDS encoding cation:proton antiporter — MALFELTLVLLLTAVALTALSRRLEIPYPSLLALAGVAIAFVPGAPMIEIDPELALALFIAPVLLDAAYDTSLRDLKRYRLSLVLLALGAVVFTTVVVAFVGWKMAGLPIAAAIALGAIVAPPDAVAASAVLGQFKVPHRITAILQGESLLNDATALLIYRLAVSAALGSIMLSNAIPTILLSTIGSLVGGYVLGRFSLLTLTRIEDAASSTVVQFAGTFGVWILADRLGLSAIITIVVYAITIARRAPRRISARRRVSTYSVWESAVFVLNVLAFVLMGLQARSIVGRLSGEGQGEAFLFAATVLVVVIVARLVWVASYVAIIRWFARFGGEDGRPDVPTFRGAVLVGWCGMRGLVTLVVAIALPAGFPGRDPIVLAAFAVVLGTLVLQGMSLKPLLRILNFERDTTIDREVAQARVAIMQAALDVLSRKNSAAAAVVREQYEAQRVIAENPEDAQAATEYDRLRLYAINRQRDTLEELRRNGTIGDEAYHRLEEEIDWAELAASPAGRFQPLTTD; from the coding sequence ATGGCTCTTTTCGAACTGACGCTTGTCCTGCTTTTGACGGCGGTCGCGCTGACGGCGCTGTCGCGGCGGCTGGAGATTCCCTATCCGTCGCTGCTGGCCTTGGCCGGGGTTGCGATTGCCTTCGTGCCTGGTGCGCCAATGATCGAGATCGATCCGGAACTGGCGCTTGCGCTATTCATCGCGCCGGTGCTTCTCGATGCCGCCTATGACACCTCGCTGCGCGACCTGAAGCGCTACAGGCTGTCGCTGGTGCTGCTGGCGCTTGGCGCCGTTGTCTTCACCACTGTCGTCGTTGCCTTCGTCGGCTGGAAGATGGCCGGCCTGCCAATAGCGGCGGCGATCGCGCTCGGCGCCATCGTCGCGCCGCCGGACGCGGTGGCGGCATCCGCCGTGCTGGGGCAATTCAAGGTGCCGCACCGCATCACCGCCATCCTGCAGGGCGAGAGCCTGCTCAACGATGCCACGGCCCTCCTGATCTACCGGCTGGCCGTTTCGGCGGCGCTCGGCTCGATCATGCTGAGCAACGCCATTCCGACGATCTTGCTGTCGACCATTGGCAGCCTGGTGGGGGGATATGTGCTTGGTCGCTTCTCGCTGCTGACGCTCACCCGCATCGAGGATGCGGCGAGCAGCACCGTGGTGCAGTTTGCCGGAACATTCGGCGTGTGGATCCTGGCCGACAGGCTCGGTCTTTCCGCCATCATCACCATCGTCGTCTACGCGATCACCATCGCGCGCCGGGCGCCGCGCCGCATATCGGCGAGACGCCGCGTCAGCACCTATTCGGTCTGGGAGTCGGCGGTGTTCGTGCTTAACGTGCTGGCTTTCGTGCTGATGGGCCTGCAGGCGCGTTCGATCGTCGGCCGGCTCTCCGGCGAAGGGCAGGGCGAAGCCTTTCTCTTTGCCGCGACGGTGCTGGTTGTCGTGATTGTGGCACGCCTGGTCTGGGTGGCGAGTTACGTTGCCATCATCCGATGGTTCGCCCGCTTTGGCGGCGAAGACGGGAGGCCGGACGTGCCGACGTTTCGCGGCGCGGTGCTTGTCGGCTGGTGCGGCATGCGCGGGCTTGTGACGCTGGTGGTGGCCATTGCCCTGCCGGCCGGTTTTCCCGGCCGCGATCCGATCGTGCTTGCCGCCTTCGCTGTGGTTCTGGGCACGCTGGTGCTGCAGGGCATGAGCCTGAAACCCCTGCTGCGGATACTCAACTTCGAACGGGATACCACGATAGACCGCGAGGTGGCCCAGGCACGCGTGGCCATCATGCAGGCAGCACTCGACGTGTTGAGCCGCAAGAATTCGGCTGCGGCGGCTGTCGTGCGAGAGCAGTACGAGGCCCAACGCGTTATCGCGGAAAACCCGGAGGACGCACAGGCGGCAACCGAATATGACCGGTTGCGCCTCTATGCCATCAATCGCCAGCGCGACACGCTGGAGGAGTTGCGCCGCAACGGCACGATCGGCGACGAGGCCTATCATCGGCTGGAGGAAGAGATCGACTGGGCGGAACTGGCGGCGTCGCCGGCGGGCCGGTTCCAGCCGCTGACGACGGATTAG
- a CDS encoding endonuclease/exonuclease/phosphatase family protein yields the protein MKLVSYNIQYGFGGDGRYDLSRAARVVDGADIIALQEVERHWQRSNFDDQPELLSRLLPGYHWVYGPAFDMDASERRGGRLINRRRQFGTMVLSRLPIVWSRLHALPMRRTLRPLNTRNAALECMIRTPAGPVRVFSLHLAHIAAEERLEQIDYLLAEHRRAPSDGGPWSGADDEPSRNWTSGEAEPENPLAAIWMGDFNMEPGSAEYRRIVGSTPYHRGAAYLDGFVDAASVASEPAADFHTHEKIIDGRLAKRRLDHCFVGGVFAGRVRSVGSDIGEVASDHFPVRIDIDLETPFGLGGR from the coding sequence ATGAAGCTGGTCAGCTACAACATCCAGTACGGGTTCGGCGGCGACGGGCGCTACGATCTTTCGCGCGCGGCGCGGGTCGTCGACGGCGCCGACATCATTGCGCTTCAGGAGGTCGAACGCCACTGGCAGCGCAGCAATTTCGACGACCAGCCGGAACTGCTGTCGCGCCTGCTGCCCGGTTATCACTGGGTTTACGGGCCGGCCTTCGACATGGATGCCAGCGAGCGGCGCGGTGGCCGCCTGATCAACCGGCGCCGGCAGTTCGGCACCATGGTGCTGTCAAGGCTGCCGATCGTCTGGTCTCGGCTGCATGCGCTGCCGATGCGCCGGACGCTGCGGCCGCTCAACACCCGCAACGCGGCACTCGAATGCATGATCCGCACGCCCGCCGGCCCGGTGCGGGTGTTTTCCCTGCATCTCGCCCATATCGCCGCGGAAGAGCGGCTTGAACAGATCGACTATCTGCTGGCCGAGCATCGCCGCGCACCGTCTGACGGCGGGCCGTGGAGCGGCGCTGATGACGAACCTTCGCGCAACTGGACCAGCGGCGAGGCCGAGCCGGAAAATCCGTTGGCGGCGATCTGGATGGGCGATTTCAATATGGAGCCGGGCAGCGCCGAATACCGCCGCATCGTCGGCAGCACGCCCTATCATCGCGGTGCCGCCTATCTCGACGGCTTCGTCGATGCGGCTTCCGTTGCCAGCGAACCGGCGGCGGATTTCCACACGCATGAGAAGATCATCGACGGCAGATTGGCAAAGCGCCGGCTCGACCATTGTTTCGTCGGCGGGGTGTTCGCCGGACGGGTGCGCTCGGTGGGATCCGACATAGGCGAGGTGGCCTCCGACCACTTCCCGGTCCGGATCGATATCGATCTCGAGACGCCCTTCGGCTTGGGAGGTCGATAA
- a CDS encoding EamA family transporter, giving the protein MTLFVFFAVLAAAAMHAIWNALVKVHLDRFLSITLMTLGMGAAALAVLPFVEVPKAEVWPYIIASVIFHMGYRTFLIGAYQAGDFAQTYPLARGTAPLLAAIGGMFVVAEVPAPLAIVGILLLSAGTLVMSFRGGAHLEKLNLRAVGFAFGTSVFIASYTLSDGSGARLAATAQSYAAWLFICDAFGALVLCLIFRGPKALPVLARDWKTGLFTGVLSGAAYWIVMWAMTKAPIASVASLRETSILFAMMISVYALGEKMTGWRGAAALSIVAGVIALRLG; this is encoded by the coding sequence ATGACGCTTTTCGTCTTCTTCGCGGTGCTCGCCGCCGCCGCCATGCACGCGATCTGGAACGCGCTGGTCAAGGTTCATCTCGACCGCTTCCTGTCGATCACGCTGATGACGCTCGGCATGGGCGCCGCCGCACTCGCGGTGCTGCCCTTCGTCGAAGTGCCGAAGGCTGAGGTGTGGCCCTACATCATCGCCTCGGTCATCTTCCACATGGGCTACCGCACCTTCCTGATCGGCGCCTACCAGGCCGGCGATTTCGCCCAGACCTATCCGCTGGCGCGCGGCACGGCACCTTTGCTGGCCGCGATTGGCGGCATGTTCGTCGTCGCCGAAGTGCCCGCGCCACTCGCCATTGTCGGCATACTGCTATTGTCGGCCGGCACGCTGGTGATGTCGTTCCGCGGCGGCGCGCATCTGGAGAAGCTCAATCTGCGCGCGGTCGGTTTTGCCTTCGGCACCTCGGTCTTCATCGCCAGCTACACGTTGTCCGACGGCAGCGGCGCGCGGCTGGCGGCAACGGCCCAGAGCTACGCCGCCTGGCTGTTCATCTGCGATGCTTTTGGCGCGCTGGTGCTGTGCCTGATTTTTCGTGGCCCCAAGGCGCTTCCCGTTCTGGCGCGCGACTGGAAGACCGGGCTGTTCACCGGCGTGCTCAGCGGTGCGGCCTACTGGATCGTGATGTGGGCGATGACCAAGGCGCCCATCGCCTCGGTGGCGTCGCTGCGCGAGACCTCGATCCTGTTCGCCATGATGATCTCGGTCTACGCGCTCGGCGAGAAGATGACGGGCTGGCGCGGCGCGGCCGCGCTCAGCATTGTCGCCGGCGTCATCGCCCTCAGACTGGGCTAG
- a CDS encoding MFS transporter: MNLTAEQKKTVLASFLGWTLDAFDFFLLTFLLTDIASEFHTDVPAVSKALFLTLATRFIGAFFFGMLADKYGRKPMLMLNIVSYSVIGALAAFSPNLGIFLALRALFGIAMGGEWGLGSSLAMESIPPSARGMVSGILQCGYPAGYLLAAVVYGLLYQQTIGGYTIGWRAMFLLSFVPALIVLFIRSHVPESPAFVEARKSVKPGLLETLQKHWGVALYAVVLMMFFNFFSHGTQDLYPTFLKKQHGFDPHTVSWITIVANLGAIVGGLAFGALSEKIGRVNAITLACLIALPSIPLWAYSTTPFMLAIGAFVMQVAVQGAWGVIPVHLNELSPGAVRATLPGFIYQAGNLAASYGGPYQAGIAEAAGGSYGYALALFAGVVAVCIIVVIRFSPERRGQVMTVLG; this comes from the coding sequence TTGAATCTTACTGCCGAGCAGAAAAAAACCGTTCTGGCCTCATTTCTGGGCTGGACGCTCGACGCTTTTGATTTCTTCCTTCTGACATTCCTGCTCACCGATATTGCGAGTGAATTCCACACAGATGTCCCGGCGGTCTCAAAGGCACTGTTCCTGACCTTGGCGACGCGCTTCATCGGCGCGTTCTTCTTTGGCATGCTCGCCGATAAATATGGGCGTAAACCCATGCTCATGCTCAACATCGTCAGCTATTCGGTGATCGGCGCGCTCGCCGCCTTCTCACCCAATCTCGGCATTTTCCTGGCGCTGCGCGCTCTGTTCGGCATTGCCATGGGCGGCGAATGGGGGCTCGGCAGTTCGCTCGCCATGGAATCCATCCCGCCGAGTGCCCGCGGCATGGTGTCGGGCATCCTGCAATGCGGCTATCCGGCAGGCTACCTGCTGGCGGCGGTGGTCTATGGCCTGCTTTATCAGCAGACCATCGGCGGCTATACGATCGGCTGGCGCGCCATGTTCCTGCTCTCCTTCGTGCCGGCGCTGATCGTGCTCTTCATCCGCTCGCATGTGCCGGAATCGCCCGCCTTCGTCGAGGCGCGGAAATCGGTGAAGCCGGGGCTGCTGGAAACGCTGCAGAAACACTGGGGTGTCGCGCTCTATGCCGTCGTCCTGATGATGTTCTTCAACTTCTTCAGCCATGGCACGCAGGATCTCTACCCGACCTTCCTGAAGAAGCAGCACGGCTTCGACCCGCACACCGTGAGCTGGATCACCATCGTCGCCAATCTCGGCGCCATTGTCGGCGGCCTGGCGTTTGGCGCGCTGTCCGAGAAGATCGGCCGCGTCAACGCCATCACGCTCGCTTGCCTGATTGCCCTGCCGTCGATCCCGCTCTGGGCCTACAGCACCACCCCCTTCATGCTGGCCATCGGCGCCTTCGTCATGCAGGTCGCGGTCCAGGGCGCCTGGGGCGTCATCCCGGTTCATCTCAACGAACTGTCACCGGGTGCGGTCCGCGCGACCTTGCCCGGCTTCATCTATCAGGCCGGCAATCTCGCCGCCTCCTACGGCGGCCCGTACCAGGCGGGAATCGCCGAGGCGGCTGGCGGCAGCTACGGCTACGCGCTGGCGCTTTTCGCCGGAGTGGTCGCCGTCTGCATCATCGTCGTCATCCGCTTCAGCCCGGAACGACGCGGCCAGGTGATGACGGTCCTGGGTTGA
- a CDS encoding Dabb family protein, with product MIRHCVFVRFRDDVPDSERAAIHADLEALRQVIDGMDTVHFSANVSPEPFARGFNHGFTIDFRDAAARDAYLVHEAHQRAGARLVAALEGGTDGLMVFDLDLTKK from the coding sequence ATGATCAGGCACTGTGTGTTCGTCAGGTTTCGCGATGATGTCCCCGACAGCGAGCGCGCGGCGATCCATGCCGACCTGGAAGCGCTGCGACAGGTGATCGACGGCATGGACACCGTCCACTTCAGCGCCAATGTCAGCCCGGAACCTTTCGCGCGCGGCTTCAATCATGGCTTCACCATCGACTTCCGCGATGCCGCCGCGCGCGACGCCTATCTCGTGCATGAAGCGCACCAGCGCGCCGGCGCAAGACTGGTCGCCGCACTCGAAGGCGGCACCGATGGATTGATGGTCTTCGATCTCGATCTTACGAAAAAGTGA